A single Calidifontibacter indicus DNA region contains:
- a CDS encoding glycosyltransferase family 2 protein codes for MSREPVVHVVVPAHNEQAGIGATLNALAAQTLRPASVTVVADNCTDDTVAIAQSYGVEVVETVGNRDKKAGALNQVLADLLPTLAAQDLVFVQDADSVLAVDFLEHAARYLTENPALGAVGGTFRAQEAERREGATDPVHALRDLVWNGNARLLRHLQDNEYARYARDVRRLRGKCLVVTGTAAMFRAATLQGIARARLDGDLPAGDGRGGVYDTTVLTEDNELSFAIMHLGYQLLAPPECRLTTEAMPTWGELWRQRHRWKRGAVENCFQYGWTPLTRPYWGRQLLTMIGVVVTALYLMDVTMSVAFSDFRLQPLWLAVTLIFCLERFITLSDKGIRRQTPAFLMYELPYDLFLQAVHAKAYLDSLTRTEKKW; via the coding sequence ATGTCCCGCGAGCCCGTCGTGCACGTCGTCGTGCCCGCCCACAACGAGCAGGCCGGCATCGGCGCCACGCTCAACGCGCTTGCCGCACAGACGCTCCGGCCGGCCAGCGTGACCGTCGTGGCCGACAACTGCACCGACGACACGGTGGCGATCGCCCAGAGCTACGGCGTCGAAGTCGTGGAGACCGTCGGTAACCGGGACAAGAAGGCCGGCGCGCTCAACCAGGTGCTCGCAGATCTGCTGCCGACACTCGCGGCGCAGGACCTCGTGTTCGTACAGGACGCCGACAGCGTGCTTGCGGTCGACTTCCTCGAGCATGCGGCGCGGTACCTCACCGAGAACCCGGCGCTCGGCGCCGTCGGTGGCACATTCCGCGCGCAGGAAGCCGAGCGGCGCGAAGGGGCGACCGACCCGGTGCATGCCCTGCGCGACCTCGTCTGGAACGGCAACGCCCGGCTCCTACGGCACCTGCAGGACAACGAGTACGCCCGGTACGCCCGCGACGTACGCCGGCTGCGCGGTAAATGCCTCGTTGTCACCGGCACCGCTGCGATGTTCCGGGCCGCGACCCTGCAAGGCATCGCCCGCGCCCGGCTGGACGGCGACCTACCGGCCGGGGACGGCCGCGGCGGTGTCTACGACACCACCGTGCTCACCGAGGACAATGAACTCAGCTTCGCGATCATGCACCTCGGTTATCAACTGCTCGCTCCGCCGGAGTGCCGGTTGACGACCGAGGCGATGCCCACCTGGGGCGAGTTGTGGCGGCAGCGGCACCGGTGGAAGCGCGGCGCGGTCGAGAACTGCTTCCAGTACGGCTGGACCCCGCTCACCCGCCCCTACTGGGGGCGCCAACTGCTCACCATGATCGGCGTGGTCGTCACGGCGCTGTACCTGATGGACGTGACGATGTCGGTCGCGTTCAGCGACTTCAGACTCCAACCGCTCTGGCTCGCCGTCACGCTCATCTTCTGTCTCGAACGGTTCATCACGTTGTCGGACAAGGGGATCCGTCGTCAAACGCCCGCGTTCCTGATGTACGAGCTGCCCTATGACCTGTTCCTCCAGGCCGTCCACGCGAAGGCCTACCTCGACTCCCTGACCCGCACCGAGAAGAAATGGTGA
- a CDS encoding glycoside hydrolase family 26 protein produces MSRARSWGPLLVIAVVVGALFATGVFPSPFRRAETAAAPLTGGARSTTAPPGRVTWGAYVDGADKEPAKFAALEQQTGRLGMASIFRGKGDTWPYPVDHTLGRGRTLLVSWSLEDWGNYRWWSSGAGDTVLKQQAARLKNYDGALAIRPWAEMNADWQAFQPTVDGKQPRGGTPAEFKQAWRHVVTLMRAHGVKATWIFNPTTDVYAASTDVRSIYPGADVVDAVGLDGYNWGTAAGDARHRWASFADIFAPQYARLQQAAGDKPVWICEVGSADTAHPRVSGQPVTGGSKAQWLTGLRDSLPRQFPAVTHVAFFHADKERDWRLDSTPAVLQAAKDVVATR; encoded by the coding sequence GTGAGCCGGGCTCGGTCCTGGGGGCCGCTGCTGGTGATCGCCGTCGTCGTCGGTGCACTGTTCGCCACCGGCGTCTTCCCGTCACCGTTCCGTCGGGCCGAAACCGCGGCCGCGCCGCTGACCGGCGGCGCGCGGAGCACGACCGCGCCGCCCGGACGGGTGACCTGGGGCGCGTACGTCGACGGTGCCGACAAGGAACCCGCCAAGTTCGCCGCACTCGAACAGCAGACCGGTCGACTCGGGATGGCGTCGATCTTCCGCGGGAAGGGCGATACCTGGCCCTACCCGGTCGATCACACCCTCGGACGTGGACGCACGCTGCTCGTGTCGTGGTCGCTGGAGGATTGGGGCAACTACCGCTGGTGGTCCTCCGGTGCGGGCGACACCGTGCTGAAGCAACAGGCCGCGCGGCTCAAGAACTACGACGGCGCGTTAGCCATCCGACCTTGGGCCGAGATGAACGCCGACTGGCAGGCCTTCCAGCCGACCGTCGACGGGAAGCAGCCACGTGGTGGCACGCCTGCGGAGTTCAAGCAGGCTTGGCGGCACGTCGTCACCCTGATGCGGGCTCACGGTGTGAAGGCCACCTGGATCTTCAACCCGACGACCGACGTGTACGCCGCGTCGACCGACGTCCGCTCCATCTACCCCGGCGCCGACGTCGTCGATGCGGTCGGTCTCGACGGTTACAATTGGGGCACCGCCGCAGGCGATGCACGGCACCGCTGGGCGAGCTTCGCCGACATCTTCGCCCCGCAGTACGCACGGTTGCAGCAGGCGGCCGGCGACAAACCGGTCTGGATCTGCGAGGTCGGTTCGGCCGACACCGCGCACCCGCGAGTCTCCGGACAGCCGGTGACCGGCGGCTCCAAGGCGCAGTGGCTCACCGGACTGCGGGACAGCCTGCCCCGGCAGTTCCCGGCGGTCACCCACGTCGCCTTCTTCCACGCCGACAAGGAACGTGACTGGCGCCTCGATTCCACCCCGGCCGTACTGCAGGCGGCCAAGGACGTCGTCGCCACGCGCTGA
- a CDS encoding flavin reductase family protein, producing MTRRVLSMDDLPAPEPYRLLTALVVPRPIAWVSTLDAQGRANLAPHSFFTVASGAPPIVQFTSVGRKDSLRNIEATGEFVVNLASRALLEPMNATSATAPPEVDEFELAGLEKERSTKVAPWRVAASPAALECELHQVVPVGDSFVVMGRVVVAAVDESVLDDDGRPMEWLLDPLARLSGSRYVTYGRTVNLPRPK from the coding sequence ATGACACGCCGTGTCCTCAGCATGGACGACCTGCCCGCACCCGAGCCCTACCGGCTGCTCACCGCGTTGGTTGTGCCTCGCCCGATCGCGTGGGTTTCCACCCTGGACGCGCAAGGCCGCGCCAACCTCGCGCCGCACTCGTTCTTCACCGTCGCCTCCGGGGCGCCGCCGATCGTCCAGTTCACCTCGGTCGGGCGCAAGGACTCGCTGCGCAACATCGAGGCCACGGGTGAGTTCGTGGTGAATCTCGCCTCCCGCGCGCTGCTGGAACCGATGAACGCCACGTCGGCGACCGCGCCGCCGGAGGTCGACGAGTTCGAGCTGGCCGGACTCGAGAAGGAACGGTCGACCAAGGTGGCACCGTGGCGGGTGGCCGCCTCGCCTGCGGCGCTGGAGTGCGAACTGCACCAGGTGGTTCCCGTGGGCGACTCGTTCGTGGTGATGGGCCGGGTCGTCGTGGCGGCCGTCGACGAGTCGGTGCTCGACGACGACGGCCGACCCATGGAATGGCTGCTCGACCCGCTCGCCAGGCTCTCCGGATCGCGCTACGTCACCTACGGCCGGACGGTGAACCTCCCCCGCCCGAAGTAG
- a CDS encoding TetR/AcrR family transcriptional regulator: MTGTAGRHRRLEADARREEILGCAVRLFGERPYSQVSTIELADAAGVTRGLIHHYFGTKRDLYLEVVRAMVLVPNIDDADVPQDRPVRERVEHSVDWFLDTVARHGRTYIAVTGPEGIAGDSEVERILATADDIAARKILQMVGLGTDSTEHSPERAALRAYCLMAKGAVREWLRSDTLTRAQAHLLLTESLIAIVGDVLPAVTGDHSGTEGHTVQP; encoded by the coding sequence GTGACCGGGACGGCGGGTCGGCACCGCCGGCTCGAGGCCGACGCGCGCCGCGAGGAGATCCTCGGCTGCGCCGTGCGGCTGTTCGGTGAGCGCCCGTATTCGCAGGTGTCGACGATCGAGCTCGCCGACGCGGCCGGGGTCACCCGTGGTCTGATCCACCACTATTTCGGCACCAAACGCGACCTCTACCTCGAGGTCGTGCGGGCGATGGTGTTGGTGCCGAACATCGACGACGCCGACGTGCCGCAGGACCGCCCGGTGCGGGAGCGCGTCGAGCACAGCGTCGACTGGTTCCTGGACACCGTCGCGCGCCACGGGCGCACCTACATCGCCGTCACCGGGCCCGAGGGCATTGCGGGCGACTCGGAGGTGGAACGGATCCTGGCCACCGCCGACGACATCGCCGCCCGGAAGATCCTGCAGATGGTGGGCCTCGGCACCGACAGCACGGAGCACTCACCCGAGCGCGCCGCGTTGCGGGCCTACTGCCTCATGGCGAAGGGCGCCGTCCGCGAGTGGCTGCGGTCGGACACGCTCACCCGCGCCCAGGCGCACCTGCTGCTCACGGAGTCGCTGATCGCGATCGTCGGCGACGTGTTGCCGGCGGTCACCGGCGACCACAGCGGCACCGAGGGGCATACCGTTCAACCATGA
- a CDS encoding enoyl-CoA hydratase-related protein: MTDAQVRFEITGHTALITLDRPDARNAYTNQMANELAAALVAANRDDAVRVIVLTGAGSDFCVGADLSALGGGRITDATEELEPASRVTRPMYESDKPVIAAVRGAAVGVGSTMILPADFRIAADDSRFGFVFGRRGLFPEGGSVWFLPRLVGMGRATDWMVSGRLIPAAEALAAGLVTELRPADEVLERALELAEELATVTAPVSVAVIRKGLHRISALPSPDAAFDLDSRLIASCGSSADTAEGVTSFLERRAPQFPGRVADDLPDFLPW, from the coding sequence ATGACCGACGCCCAGGTCCGGTTCGAGATCACCGGACACACAGCGCTCATCACGCTCGACCGACCCGATGCGCGCAATGCGTACACCAACCAGATGGCGAACGAACTCGCCGCGGCACTGGTCGCCGCGAACCGGGACGACGCCGTCCGCGTGATCGTGCTGACGGGTGCAGGCAGCGACTTCTGCGTCGGCGCCGACCTCAGCGCCCTCGGCGGCGGCCGGATCACGGACGCAACCGAAGAACTCGAGCCGGCCTCCCGCGTCACCCGGCCGATGTACGAATCGGACAAACCCGTCATCGCCGCCGTGCGCGGAGCCGCCGTCGGGGTCGGGTCGACGATGATCCTTCCCGCCGACTTCCGGATCGCGGCCGACGACAGCCGCTTCGGGTTCGTCTTCGGCCGGCGCGGCCTCTTCCCCGAGGGCGGCTCGGTCTGGTTCCTCCCCCGCCTGGTCGGCATGGGCCGCGCCACCGACTGGATGGTCAGCGGACGACTGATCCCTGCCGCGGAGGCACTCGCGGCAGGGCTCGTCACCGAGTTGCGCCCGGCGGACGAAGTGCTCGAACGGGCGCTCGAACTCGCCGAGGAACTCGCCACCGTCACAGCTCCGGTGTCCGTTGCCGTCATCCGCAAGGGGCTGCACCGGATCAGTGCTCTCCCCTCCCCCGATGCGGCGTTCGATCTCGACTCGCGGCTCATCGCCTCCTGCGGGTCGAGCGCCGACACCGCCGAGGGCGTCACCTCCTTCCTGGAGCGGCGCGCCCCGCAGTTCCCCGGCCGGGTCGCGGACGACCTGCCGGACTTCCTTCCGTGGTGA
- a CDS encoding acetyl-CoA C-acetyltransferase produces the protein MSTEAFVYDAIRTPRGRNRGGSLHGTKPIDLVVGLIDELRRRNPSLDPARIDDVVLGVVSPVGDQGSVIARTAAIAAGLPDTVGGVQLNRFCASGLEAVNTAAQKVLSGWDHLVIAGGVESMSRVPIGSDGGAWANDPATNYDSYFVPQGIGADLIATIEGFSREDVDAYAVRSQQLAAKAWANGYFSRSVVPVVDRNGLVVLDHDEHMRPDSTVESLGSLKPAFAGMGEAGGFDAVALQKYHAVERINHVHTGGNSSGIVDGAALVLVGSEQIGQELGLTPRARIVATATSGADPTIMLTGPTPATRKLFDTAGITADDVDLFEINEAFASVVLKYQRDIGIPDEKLNVNGGAIAMGHPLGATGAMILGTMVDELERRDQKRAVVTLCIGGGMGVATLIERV, from the coding sequence ATGAGCACCGAAGCATTCGTGTACGACGCGATCCGCACCCCGCGCGGTCGCAACCGCGGGGGTTCCCTGCACGGCACCAAGCCGATCGACCTCGTCGTCGGCCTCATCGACGAACTGCGTCGCCGTAACCCTTCGCTCGACCCCGCGCGCATCGACGACGTCGTGCTCGGCGTCGTCTCGCCGGTGGGCGACCAGGGCTCGGTCATCGCGCGCACCGCGGCGATCGCGGCCGGCCTGCCCGACACGGTCGGTGGCGTCCAGCTGAACCGGTTCTGCGCATCGGGCCTCGAGGCGGTCAACACCGCGGCCCAGAAGGTGCTCTCCGGCTGGGACCACCTGGTGATCGCCGGTGGGGTCGAGTCGATGTCGCGTGTGCCGATCGGGTCGGACGGCGGCGCCTGGGCGAACGACCCGGCGACGAATTACGACTCCTATTTCGTGCCGCAGGGCATCGGGGCCGACCTGATCGCCACGATCGAGGGCTTCAGCCGGGAGGACGTCGATGCCTATGCCGTGCGTTCTCAGCAGTTGGCGGCGAAGGCCTGGGCGAACGGCTACTTCTCCCGCTCGGTCGTGCCGGTGGTCGACCGCAACGGGCTGGTCGTGCTCGACCACGACGAGCACATGCGTCCCGATTCCACCGTCGAGAGCCTCGGGTCGCTGAAGCCGGCGTTCGCCGGGATGGGTGAGGCTGGCGGGTTCGACGCCGTCGCGCTGCAGAAGTACCACGCGGTCGAGCGGATCAACCACGTCCACACCGGCGGTAACTCCTCCGGCATCGTCGACGGGGCCGCGCTCGTGCTCGTCGGTTCGGAGCAGATCGGTCAGGAGCTCGGGCTCACTCCGCGCGCCCGCATCGTGGCCACCGCCACCAGCGGCGCCGACCCGACGATCATGCTCACCGGTCCGACGCCGGCCACCCGCAAGCTGTTCGACACCGCCGGCATCACCGCCGACGACGTCGACCTGTTCGAGATCAACGAAGCCTTCGCGTCGGTCGTGCTGAAGTACCAGCGCGACATCGGCATCCCGGACGAGAAGCTCAACGTCAACGGCGGCGCGATCGCGATGGGGCACCCACTGGGTGCGACCGGCGCGATGATCCTCGGCACGATGGTCGACGAGCTCGAGCGGCGTGACCAGAAGCGTGCGGTCGTCACCCTCTGCATCGGCGGCGGTATGGGTGTCGCCACTCTCATCGAGCGCGTCTGA
- a CDS encoding 3-hydroxyacyl-CoA dehydrogenase NAD-binding domain-containing protein, whose translation MSNSNTIRYQKDGDGVVVLTMDDPNQSANTMNADYIASMRTAVDRLVAEKDDITGVVITSAKKTFFAGGDLHDLMATRKEQAQEFFEGIGEVKAQMRALETLGKPVVAAINGAAMGGGLEIALATHHRVIADVKGAQVGLPEVTLGLLPGGGGVVRTVRMLGIADALLKVLLQGTRYAAKDALELGLVDEVVGSVEELVPAAKAWIAANPEAQQPWDVKGYKIPGGTPTNPAFAANLPAFPANLRKQLKGANYPAPRAILAAAVEGAQVDFDTALVIESRYLTELVTGPVSKNMIKAFFFDLEHINRGGSRPADQPKYTAKKVGVLGAGMMGAGIAYVCARGGMEVVLKDVSLEAAERGKGYSASLFDKAVARGKSSQEQADEVLARITPTADAGDLAGCDLVIEAVFESVELKHKVFREIEEVVNADAVLGSNTSTLPITGLADGVQKPENFIGLHFFSPVDKMPLLEIIAGDKTSDETLAKAFDIAQQIRKTPIVVNDSRGFFTSRVIGTFLNEAIAMVGEGVHPQSVEQAGLQAGYPAAPLQLADELNLTLMSKIQKETRDGLVADGKGDSYYEHPAYAIVDSVIEQGRKGKLGGAGFYDYADGKRTGLWKGLVEKFAGDKELPFEDMKERMLFAEALETVKCFDEGVLRSVEDANIGSIFGIGFPGWTGGVVQYMNGYEGGLAGFVARARELADRYGPQFNPPASLVAKAEAGETY comes from the coding sequence ATGAGCAACTCGAACACGATTCGTTACCAGAAGGACGGCGACGGCGTCGTCGTCCTCACCATGGACGACCCGAACCAGTCGGCCAACACGATGAACGCCGACTACATCGCCTCGATGCGCACCGCCGTCGACCGGTTGGTCGCCGAGAAGGACGACATCACCGGCGTCGTCATCACCTCGGCGAAGAAGACCTTCTTCGCCGGTGGCGACCTCCACGACCTGATGGCCACCCGCAAGGAGCAGGCGCAGGAGTTCTTCGAAGGGATCGGCGAGGTCAAGGCGCAGATGCGTGCCCTCGAGACCCTCGGCAAGCCCGTCGTGGCGGCGATCAACGGTGCCGCGATGGGCGGCGGCCTGGAGATCGCTCTTGCCACCCACCACCGCGTCATCGCCGACGTCAAGGGCGCCCAGGTCGGGCTGCCCGAGGTGACCCTCGGTCTGTTGCCCGGCGGTGGCGGGGTCGTGCGCACCGTCCGCATGCTCGGCATCGCCGACGCGCTGCTGAAGGTGCTGCTCCAGGGCACCCGCTATGCCGCCAAGGACGCCCTCGAGCTCGGACTGGTCGACGAGGTCGTGGGCAGCGTCGAGGAGTTGGTGCCGGCGGCGAAGGCATGGATCGCCGCCAACCCCGAGGCCCAGCAGCCCTGGGACGTCAAGGGATACAAGATTCCGGGCGGCACGCCGACGAACCCCGCGTTCGCGGCCAACCTGCCGGCTTTCCCGGCGAACCTGCGCAAGCAGCTCAAGGGTGCGAACTACCCGGCGCCGCGGGCGATCCTCGCTGCCGCGGTCGAGGGCGCGCAGGTCGACTTCGACACCGCGCTCGTGATCGAGTCGCGCTACCTGACCGAGCTGGTCACCGGACCGGTCTCGAAGAACATGATCAAGGCGTTCTTCTTCGACCTCGAACACATCAACCGGGGCGGCAGTCGGCCCGCCGACCAGCCGAAGTACACCGCGAAGAAGGTGGGTGTGCTGGGGGCCGGAATGATGGGCGCCGGCATCGCGTACGTCTGTGCCCGCGGCGGCATGGAGGTCGTGCTCAAGGACGTCTCGCTGGAGGCGGCCGAGCGCGGAAAGGGTTACTCGGCAAGCCTTTTCGACAAGGCTGTCGCGCGCGGCAAGTCGAGCCAGGAGCAGGCGGACGAGGTGCTCGCGCGCATCACGCCGACCGCCGACGCCGGCGACCTCGCCGGGTGCGACCTCGTGATCGAGGCCGTCTTCGAGAGCGTCGAGCTGAAGCACAAGGTCTTTCGGGAGATCGAGGAGGTCGTCAACGCCGACGCCGTGCTCGGCTCGAACACCTCGACCCTGCCGATCACTGGCCTCGCCGACGGCGTGCAGAAGCCGGAGAACTTCATCGGTCTGCACTTCTTCTCCCCGGTCGACAAGATGCCGCTGCTGGAGATCATCGCCGGCGACAAGACCAGCGACGAGACGCTGGCGAAGGCGTTCGACATCGCGCAGCAGATCCGCAAGACCCCGATCGTGGTCAACGACAGCCGCGGGTTCTTCACCAGCCGCGTCATCGGAACCTTCCTGAACGAGGCCATCGCGATGGTCGGCGAGGGGGTGCACCCGCAGTCGGTCGAGCAGGCCGGTCTGCAGGCGGGCTACCCGGCCGCGCCGCTGCAGCTCGCCGACGAGCTCAACCTGACGCTGATGAGCAAGATCCAGAAGGAGACCCGCGACGGTCTCGTGGCCGACGGCAAGGGGGACTCCTACTACGAGCACCCCGCCTACGCCATCGTTGACTCGGTGATCGAGCAGGGCCGCAAGGGCAAGCTCGGCGGCGCCGGCTTCTACGACTACGCCGACGGCAAGCGCACCGGCCTGTGGAAGGGCCTGGTCGAGAAGTTCGCTGGCGACAAGGAACTCCCGTTCGAGGACATGAAGGAGCGCATGCTGTTCGCCGAAGCGCTCGAGACGGTGAAGTGCTTCGACGAGGGCGTGCTGCGTTCGGTCGAGGACGCCAACATCGGTTCGATCTTCGGTATCGGGTTCCCCGGCTGGACCGGCGGCGTCGTGCAGTACATGAACGGGTACGAGGGCGGTCTTGCCGGCTTCGTCGCCCGCGCTCGTGAACTTGCCGATCGCTACGGCCCGCAGTTCAACCCGCCGGCCTCGCTGGTGGCCAAGGCCGAGGCGGGGGAGACCTACTGA
- a CDS encoding SRPBCC family protein: protein MDTLQVRHTTSASPEAVWDVLADGWRYPCWVVGASRMRAVERGFPAAGTKLHHSVGSWPLLLDDDTEVLESQPARLLRIRAKTRPFGTAVVTLTLEPAADGGTTITMAEDADSGPIKAVPMVARQAAITPRNRESMLRLALLAERADQP from the coding sequence ATGGACACGTTGCAGGTTCGACACACCACCAGCGCCTCGCCCGAAGCGGTGTGGGACGTGCTCGCGGACGGCTGGCGGTACCCCTGCTGGGTGGTGGGCGCGTCCAGGATGCGGGCGGTCGAGCGGGGCTTCCCCGCCGCGGGCACCAAGTTGCATCACAGCGTCGGTTCCTGGCCGCTGCTGCTGGACGACGACACCGAGGTGCTCGAGTCGCAGCCCGCTCGGCTGCTGCGTATCCGGGCGAAGACGCGCCCGTTCGGTACCGCGGTGGTCACCCTGACGCTGGAACCAGCCGCGGACGGCGGCACCACGATCACGATGGCCGAGGACGCGGACAGCGGGCCGATCAAGGCCGTACCCATGGTCGCCCGGCAGGCCGCAATCACCCCACGCAACCGCGAGTCCATGCTCCGTCTGGCCCTGCTCGCCGAACGCGCCGACCAACCCTGA
- a CDS encoding phytoene desaturase family protein, whose protein sequence is MTHYDAVIVGAGHHGLVAAIELAEQGWQVVVLEERDVVGGAVAHRQVGDFVMDEFSACHPLALASPVLKGLELERYGLQWARTDRVVAHLADPSDTHGDLLSADPAVTAEHLDAGHTGDGHQWRRLVEAYDSVKGPLLDALLLQWPPIRSLPALVRAVGGSQLLDFARFALLPVEQLSRERFGGSAARNLLSGNAMHADIPPDAPGSGIYGWIMTMLAQDVGFPSPRGGTGGLAQALAARAQASGVQIRTGDRVTRIETSGDRVQGVQTASGEALRARVVIADTSAPMLYGELLDDVPAGIRARMDRFTWDLPTVKLNLGLSAPMPWTAAAARGTGVVHVGGDHRELVTWSAELSAGRIPHHPFALIGQMTTIDPSRSPAGTEALWLYTHLPRGLEDEDAAAELIGRSEQMLDRFAPGWRDLVVERWDQTPRSLAQADANLGRGAVGGGTMQLFQQAMWRPVTGLGGPRTYVRGLYLGSAAIHPGGGVHGGAGHMAAHAALRDRGVVGRGAGLVGRRLRRIIDNTTPRF, encoded by the coding sequence ATGACGCACTACGACGCGGTGATCGTCGGCGCGGGGCACCACGGCCTGGTTGCCGCCATCGAACTCGCCGAGCAGGGTTGGCAGGTGGTGGTTCTCGAGGAGCGCGATGTGGTCGGCGGGGCGGTCGCGCACCGGCAGGTGGGCGACTTCGTGATGGACGAGTTCAGCGCGTGCCATCCGCTGGCGCTGGCCTCGCCGGTGCTCAAGGGGCTCGAACTCGAGCGGTACGGCCTGCAATGGGCCCGCACCGACCGGGTCGTCGCGCACCTCGCGGACCCGTCCGACACGCACGGCGATCTGCTATCCGCGGACCCCGCGGTCACCGCCGAGCATCTCGATGCCGGACACACCGGGGACGGTCACCAATGGCGTCGGCTCGTCGAGGCGTATGACTCGGTGAAGGGGCCGCTGCTCGACGCGTTGTTGCTGCAGTGGCCCCCGATCCGCTCCCTGCCTGCGCTGGTGCGCGCGGTGGGTGGTTCCCAGCTGCTCGACTTCGCCCGGTTCGCGCTGTTGCCGGTGGAACAGCTGAGCCGGGAGCGGTTCGGTGGGTCGGCGGCACGGAACCTGTTGTCCGGCAACGCGATGCACGCCGACATCCCACCCGATGCACCCGGCAGCGGGATCTACGGCTGGATCATGACGATGCTCGCCCAGGACGTCGGTTTCCCTTCGCCCCGCGGCGGCACCGGCGGCCTGGCGCAGGCTCTGGCCGCCCGCGCGCAGGCGTCCGGGGTGCAGATCCGCACCGGCGATCGGGTGACCCGGATCGAGACTTCCGGGGACCGCGTGCAGGGCGTGCAGACCGCTTCCGGTGAGGCTCTGCGAGCACGCGTCGTGATCGCCGACACCAGCGCGCCGATGTTGTACGGGGAACTGCTCGACGACGTCCCGGCCGGCATCCGGGCCCGGATGGACCGCTTCACCTGGGACCTGCCGACGGTCAAACTCAACCTCGGGTTGTCCGCACCAATGCCCTGGACGGCGGCGGCTGCCCGAGGCACCGGCGTGGTCCATGTCGGCGGCGACCACCGCGAGCTCGTCACCTGGAGTGCCGAGCTGAGTGCCGGGCGGATCCCGCATCACCCGTTCGCCCTGATCGGGCAGATGACGACCATCGACCCCAGCCGATCCCCCGCGGGGACCGAGGCGCTGTGGCTGTACACCCACCTGCCCCGCGGCCTCGAGGACGAGGACGCCGCGGCCGAACTGATCGGGCGGTCTGAGCAGATGCTCGATCGGTTCGCTCCCGGCTGGCGTGACCTGGTGGTCGAGCGCTGGGACCAGACCCCCCGAAGCCTCGCGCAGGCCGACGCCAACCTCGGGCGGGGCGCGGTCGGCGGCGGCACCATGCAGCTGTTCCAGCAGGCGATGTGGCGCCCGGTGACCGGTCTGGGCGGCCCACGCACCTACGTCCGCGGCCTCTATCTGGGCAGCGCCGCGATCCACCCGGGCGGCGGCGTGCACGGCGGTGCCGGGCACATGGCGGCCCACGCGGCGCTGCGCGACCGGGGTGTGGTCGGCCGCGGTGCAGGCCTGGTCGGTCGACGACTCCGCCGCATCATCGACAACACCACGCCGCGCTTCTGA
- a CDS encoding Dps family protein, whose protein sequence is MADKTSFTLPGLTKAKSEKIVQLLQVRLSAYNDLHLTLKHAHWNVVGPFFIGVHEMIDPQVLLVRGYADEVAERIAALGASPGGRVGDIIRDRDWDDYDIERDSVGAHLGALDKVYEGVITSNRKVIEELEDLDPVTQDMVIGHTAELEKFQWFVRAHLESYTGVLADAGTTTEKGAAAKTRKP, encoded by the coding sequence ATGGCGGACAAGACCAGCTTCACTCTCCCCGGCCTGACCAAGGCGAAGTCGGAGAAGATCGTTCAACTCCTGCAGGTGCGCCTGTCGGCCTACAACGACCTACACCTCACCCTGAAGCACGCCCACTGGAATGTCGTCGGGCCCTTCTTCATCGGCGTCCACGAAATGATCGACCCGCAGGTGCTGCTCGTCCGTGGCTACGCGGACGAGGTCGCCGAGCGCATCGCCGCCCTCGGCGCCTCCCCCGGCGGCCGGGTCGGTGACATCATCCGCGATCGCGACTGGGACGACTACGACATCGAGCGCGACTCGGTCGGCGCGCACCTCGGCGCCCTCGACAAGGTCTACGAAGGCGTCATCACCAGCAATCGCAAGGTGATCGAGGAACTCGAGGACCTCGACCCGGTCACCCAGGACATGGTGATCGGTCACACCGCCGAGCTGGAGAAGTTCCAGTGGTTCGTGCGGGCCCACCTGGAGAGCTACACCGGCGTCCTGGCGGACGCGGGCACCACCACCGAGAAGGGCGCGGCGGCAAAAACCCGTAAGCCCTGA
- a CDS encoding SRPBCC family protein: protein MKFPRPTAARINVSGDAAPDIVWQRYITPATWSSWSPQIRSVDYPHRTIRAGTAGMVHAIGGVRVPFRIEQVDPDERRWVWAVKPLGLSMRLVHTVEDQAAGSRTGLEVSGPPLVVHGYALASAVALHRLVRR from the coding sequence ATGAAGTTTCCCCGTCCCACCGCCGCTCGCATCAACGTCAGCGGTGACGCTGCTCCCGACATCGTGTGGCAGCGCTACATCACCCCGGCGACGTGGTCGTCCTGGTCTCCGCAGATCCGGTCGGTCGACTACCCGCACCGGACCATCCGCGCCGGTACGGCAGGGATGGTGCACGCAATCGGCGGTGTGCGCGTCCCGTTCCGGATCGAGCAGGTCGATCCGGACGAGCGCCGCTGGGTGTGGGCGGTGAAGCCGCTCGGCCTGTCGATGCGTCTCGTGCACACCGTCGAGGACCAGGCCGCGGGTAGCCGCACCGGCTTGGAGGTGAGCGGTCCGCCGCTCGTCGTCCATGGGTATGCGCTCGCCTCCGCCGTGGCCCTGCACCGCCTGGTCAGACGTTGA